The Lysobacter gummosus genome includes a region encoding these proteins:
- a CDS encoding HpcH/HpaI aldolase/citrate lyase family protein produces MRSKLFVPGTRPELFGKALAGPADALSFDLEDAVAEERKATARIAVAGFVGSEAALASRKLMIVRVNAPDSPHFAADIAAVARDGVTLINLPKIESAASLRAAVAQIERAETLNQIAQPIGVLVNIETPRALANASEIASAHPRVAGLQLGLADLFEAAGVERYDMANVHAAMFAVRMAAAQADVFAIDSAYADLHDEAGYLAEARMARRLGFIGKSCLHPVQVGLANKIFAATAAELDAARRIVAAAAAAPDAGRGVFVVDGRMIDLPFLKRAQALLAAAERA; encoded by the coding sequence ATGCGTAGCAAGTTGTTCGTGCCCGGTACGCGGCCGGAACTGTTCGGCAAGGCGCTGGCCGGTCCGGCGGACGCCTTGTCGTTCGATCTGGAAGACGCGGTCGCCGAGGAGCGCAAGGCGACGGCGCGCATCGCGGTCGCCGGCTTCGTCGGCTCCGAGGCGGCACTGGCCTCGCGCAAGCTGATGATCGTGCGCGTCAACGCGCCGGATTCGCCGCATTTCGCCGCCGACATCGCCGCGGTCGCGCGCGACGGCGTGACCTTGATCAATCTGCCCAAGATCGAATCGGCCGCGTCCTTGCGCGCGGCGGTCGCGCAGATCGAACGCGCCGAGACGCTCAACCAGATTGCCCAGCCGATCGGCGTGCTGGTCAATATCGAAACCCCGCGCGCGCTCGCCAACGCCTCCGAGATCGCCTCCGCGCATCCGCGCGTGGCCGGTCTGCAGCTGGGGCTGGCCGATCTGTTCGAAGCCGCGGGCGTGGAGCGTTACGACATGGCCAACGTGCACGCGGCCATGTTCGCCGTGCGCATGGCCGCCGCCCAGGCCGATGTGTTCGCCATCGACAGCGCCTACGCCGATCTGCACGACGAAGCCGGGTATCTGGCCGAGGCGCGGATGGCGCGGCGGCTGGGTTTCATCGGCAAGAGCTGCCTGCATCCGGTACAGGTCGGGCTGGCGAACAAGATATTCGCCGCGACCGCGGCCGAGCTGGACGCGGCGCGGCGCATCGTCGCCGCGGCGGCGGCCGCGCCGGACGCGGGCCGCGGCGTGTTCGTGGTGGATGGACGCATGATCGATCTGCCGTTTCTCAAGCGCGCACAGGCGCTGCTGGCGGCGGCGGAGCGCGCCTGA
- a CDS encoding sodium:solute symporter, producing MSQFLWALARAGRTIRARGLVALLCAGLMLTAVTAQAEPLTPLQAGTLPSLQNASPLIGLATVDGRTLAIGRDRAWRLDNDRHAWLPLQWSAAPWAGAVVGDGTRAYLLPSDASVAIARIDADDSGARLRPLPPLPTPLSQLRATLSDDTLYIAGIGADGKAHVFQRPSADAGIAWTSLPAWPGGAAPRSLIAQTRALFLIVADPRGGADRMLRWSADKAWTDAGRVPGQVVPGTGRATGQAHVLYPVADPALAHAAAKLMIYQTITGSWATLPGAELPAGAGATAHWPDGLVWAQASADGAHTAFATAQVQSSKLRLHWLDWVVIVVYLVGMIGIGLFFYLREKRGSTSSFFVGGRSIPFWAAGVSLYAANTSSISFIAIPAKAFETNWQYLANNIVAVFGLMFVAVWIVPLLRRLDLMSVFSYLETRFHPAIRMLASALCIVVQIGSRMSVILFLPALGIATITGISVFWSVILMGGFTIVYTAMGGMKAVIWTDFVQVIVKMGGALFAIGFMIWHLRGGFGEYWSTAMSLGKMHTFDFSFDMTKATVWGFIFLVVFEVVLTFPKDQVLMQRTLSTKSDKEAGRSIWAFAAITIPGGIIFYTIGTSLFVYYKNNPERMNPLLPIDATFPMFIAAELPVGVTGLIIAGIFAAAMATLSGIMNSVATLISVDFYEKLAKDRSAKKSVFFAEIMTVVVGLIGIATALLLSKFNVHSLFDLSIELAGLLGGGFAGAYTLGMFTRRANWQGVAIGIAASIALTLVIWTLQMVHPYYYLAISILLCIVIGYAASLFFPAPQQSLKGLTIYRDRASD from the coding sequence ATGTCGCAATTCTTGTGGGCGCTGGCGCGTGCGGGCCGGACGATCCGGGCGCGCGGTCTGGTCGCGTTGCTGTGCGCCGGCCTGATGCTGACGGCGGTGACGGCGCAGGCCGAGCCGCTGACGCCGCTGCAGGCCGGCACGTTGCCGTCGCTGCAGAACGCTTCGCCGCTGATCGGGCTGGCGACGGTCGATGGCCGCACCCTCGCGATCGGCCGCGACCGCGCGTGGCGGCTGGACAACGATCGCCACGCCTGGCTGCCGCTGCAATGGAGCGCGGCGCCGTGGGCCGGCGCGGTGGTCGGCGACGGCACCCGCGCGTATCTGCTGCCGTCCGATGCCTCTGTCGCGATCGCGCGCATCGACGCCGACGACAGCGGCGCGCGACTGCGTCCCTTGCCGCCACTGCCGACGCCGCTGTCGCAACTGCGCGCGACCTTGTCCGACGACACGCTCTACATCGCCGGCATCGGCGCCGATGGCAAAGCGCATGTGTTCCAGCGTCCCAGCGCCGACGCCGGTATCGCCTGGACTTCGCTCCCCGCCTGGCCCGGCGGCGCCGCGCCGCGTTCGCTGATCGCCCAGACCCGCGCCTTGTTCCTGATCGTCGCCGATCCGCGCGGCGGCGCCGACCGCATGCTGCGCTGGTCGGCGGATAAAGCCTGGACCGACGCCGGCCGCGTACCGGGCCAGGTCGTGCCCGGAACCGGCCGTGCGACCGGCCAGGCGCACGTGCTGTATCCGGTCGCCGATCCCGCCCTCGCCCACGCCGCGGCCAAGCTGATGATCTACCAGACCATCACCGGCTCCTGGGCGACGCTGCCCGGCGCCGAGCTGCCCGCCGGCGCCGGCGCCACCGCGCACTGGCCCGACGGACTGGTCTGGGCCCAGGCCTCCGCCGACGGCGCCCATACCGCCTTCGCCACCGCCCAGGTGCAGTCGAGCAAGCTGCGATTGCACTGGCTGGATTGGGTGGTGATCGTGGTCTACCTAGTCGGCATGATCGGCATCGGCCTGTTCTTCTATCTGCGCGAGAAGCGCGGCTCGACCAGCAGCTTCTTCGTCGGCGGCCGCAGCATCCCGTTCTGGGCCGCCGGCGTGAGCCTGTACGCGGCCAACACCAGCTCGATCAGTTTCATCGCCATCCCGGCCAAGGCCTTCGAAACCAACTGGCAGTACCTGGCCAACAACATCGTCGCGGTGTTCGGGCTGATGTTCGTCGCGGTGTGGATCGTGCCGCTGCTGCGCCGGCTGGATCTGATGTCGGTGTTCTCGTACCTGGAAACGCGCTTCCATCCGGCGATCCGCATGCTCGCCAGCGCCTTGTGCATCGTGGTGCAGATCGGCAGCCGCATGAGCGTGATCCTGTTCCTGCCCGCGCTCGGCATCGCCACCATCACCGGCATCAGCGTGTTCTGGAGCGTGATCCTGATGGGCGGCTTCACCATCGTCTACACCGCGATGGGCGGCATGAAGGCGGTGATCTGGACCGACTTCGTGCAGGTGATCGTCAAGATGGGCGGCGCGCTGTTCGCGATCGGTTTCATGATCTGGCACCTGCGCGGCGGCTTTGGCGAGTATTGGTCCACGGCGATGTCGCTGGGCAAGATGCACACCTTCGACTTCAGCTTCGACATGACCAAGGCCACCGTGTGGGGCTTCATCTTCCTGGTGGTGTTCGAAGTGGTGCTGACCTTCCCGAAGGATCAGGTGCTGATGCAGCGCACCTTGTCCACCAAGTCCGACAAGGAGGCCGGGCGCTCGATCTGGGCGTTCGCCGCCATCACCATTCCCGGCGGCATCATCTTCTACACCATCGGCACTTCGCTGTTCGTCTACTACAAGAACAATCCCGAGCGGATGAATCCGCTGCTGCCGATCGACGCGACCTTCCCGATGTTCATCGCCGCCGAACTGCCGGTGGGCGTGACCGGGTTGATCATCGCCGGCATCTTCGCCGCGGCGATGGCGACCTTGTCCGGCATCATGAATTCGGTGGCGACGCTGATCTCGGTGGATTTCTACGAGAAGCTGGCCAAGGACCGCAGCGCCAAGAAGAGCGTGTTCTTCGCCGAGATCATGACCGTGGTGGTGGGTCTGATCGGCATCGCCACCGCGCTGCTGCTGTCGAAGTTCAATGTACATTCGCTGTTCGATCTGTCGATCGAATTGGCCGGCCTGCTCGGCGGCGGTTTCGCCGGCGCCTACACCCTGGGCATGTTCACCCGCCGCGCCAACTGGCAAGGCGTGGCGATCGGCATCGCCGCCAGCATCGCCCTGACCCTGGTGATCTGGACCTTGCAGATGGTCCATCCGTACTACTACCTGGCGATCTCGATCCTGCTGTGCATCGTGATCGGCTACGCCGCCAGCCTGTTCTTCCCGGCGCCGCAGCAGTCCTTGAAGGGCCTG
- the oleD gene encoding 2-alkyl-3-oxoalkanoate reductase, giving the protein MRILVTGGGGFLGQALCRGLIARGHQVVSFNRGHYPALGALGVIQIQGDLADRDAVIAAAHGCEAIFHNAAKAGAWGSYDSYHQANVVGTDNVLAACRAHRIGKLVYTSTPSVTHRATHPVEGGTADTVPYGEGFKAAYATTKTIAEKAVLAANGAELATVALRPRLIWGVGDNQLLPRLVARANAGRLRFVGDGNNRIDTTYIDNAAQAHFDAFEHLAPNAACAGRAYFISNGEPKTLRETLNGLLGAVGAPQVDKTLPFGAAYAIGAVCEGLWHVLPLQGEPPMTRFLAEQLSTTHWYDMTPATRDFGYVPKVSFHEGLTRLKAAWTQTPAVTV; this is encoded by the coding sequence ATGCGAATTCTTGTCACCGGCGGCGGCGGTTTCCTCGGCCAGGCCTTGTGCCGCGGCCTGATCGCGCGCGGCCACCAGGTGGTGAGCTTCAATCGCGGCCATTACCCGGCGCTGGGCGCGCTCGGCGTGATCCAGATCCAGGGCGATCTGGCCGATCGCGACGCGGTGATCGCCGCCGCGCACGGCTGCGAGGCGATCTTCCACAACGCCGCCAAGGCCGGCGCCTGGGGCAGCTACGACAGCTATCACCAGGCCAACGTGGTCGGAACCGACAACGTGCTGGCCGCCTGCCGCGCCCACCGCATCGGCAAACTGGTCTACACCTCGACCCCGAGCGTCACCCATCGCGCCACCCATCCGGTCGAAGGCGGCACCGCCGACACCGTGCCCTACGGCGAAGGCTTCAAGGCCGCCTACGCGACCACCAAGACCATCGCGGAAAAAGCCGTGCTCGCCGCCAATGGCGCCGAGTTGGCCACCGTCGCGCTGCGTCCGCGCCTGATCTGGGGCGTGGGCGACAACCAGTTGCTGCCGCGTCTGGTCGCGCGCGCCAACGCCGGCCGCCTGCGCTTCGTCGGCGACGGCAACAACCGCATCGACACGACTTACATCGACAACGCCGCGCAGGCGCATTTCGATGCGTTCGAACATCTCGCCCCAAACGCGGCCTGCGCCGGCCGCGCCTACTTCATCAGCAACGGCGAACCCAAGACCCTGCGCGAAACTCTCAACGGCCTGCTCGGCGCGGTCGGCGCGCCGCAGGTGGACAAGACCCTGCCGTTCGGCGCGGCCTACGCCATCGGCGCGGTCTGCGAAGGCTTGTGGCATGTGCTGCCGTTGCAGGGCGAGCCGCCGATGACGCGATTTCTGGCCGAGCAATTATCGACCACGCACTGGTACGACATGACGCCGGCGACGCGCGATTTCGGCTACGTGCCGAAGGTCAGTTTTCACGAAGGGCTCACCCGCCTGAAGGCCGCCTGGACGCAGACGCCCGCCGTCACCGTCTGA
- a CDS encoding alpha/beta fold hydrolase — protein sequence MTSSSSFPDYPFQPQRFEVRPGIGMSYLDEGPRDGEVVVMLHGNPSWSYYWRKLVLGLKDRYRCIVPDHVGMGLSDKPGDDRYEYTLQSRVDDVERLLQHLGVTGPMTLAVHDWGGGIGFGWGLKHSDQIKRLVITNTGAFPLPAAKPLPKRLRLGRDSSIGTGLIRGFNAFAGGASRLGVVKAMPAQVRRAYVAPYDTWANRIATSRFVQDIPLGEGDKAWPLVQAMGRKLPEYADRPVFIGWGLADFVFDHHFLKGFTDALPQAQVQAFKDAGHYVLEDKSEILVPDIRAFLDRHPLG from the coding sequence ATGACGTCCAGCTCCAGCTTCCCCGACTACCCCTTCCAGCCGCAGCGTTTCGAAGTCCGTCCGGGCATCGGCATGAGCTATCTCGACGAAGGCCCGCGCGATGGCGAGGTCGTGGTGATGCTGCACGGCAACCCGTCGTGGAGCTATTACTGGCGCAAGCTGGTGCTGGGCCTGAAGGATCGCTACCGCTGCATCGTCCCCGACCATGTCGGTATGGGCCTGTCGGACAAGCCCGGCGACGATCGCTACGAATACACCCTGCAATCGCGGGTCGACGACGTCGAACGGCTGCTGCAGCACCTGGGCGTCACCGGGCCGATGACCCTGGCCGTGCACGACTGGGGCGGCGGCATCGGTTTCGGCTGGGGCCTGAAGCATTCCGATCAGATCAAGCGGCTGGTGATCACCAACACCGGCGCGTTCCCGCTGCCGGCGGCCAAGCCGCTGCCCAAGCGCCTGCGCCTGGGCCGCGATTCCTCGATCGGCACCGGCCTGATCCGCGGCTTCAACGCCTTCGCCGGCGGCGCCTCGCGCCTGGGCGTGGTCAAGGCGATGCCGGCGCAGGTGCGCCGCGCCTATGTCGCGCCGTACGACACCTGGGCCAACCGCATCGCCACTTCGCGTTTCGTCCAGGACATTCCGCTGGGCGAGGGCGACAAGGCCTGGCCGCTGGTGCAGGCGATGGGCCGCAAGCTGCCCGAATACGCCGACCGGCCGGTGTTCATCGGCTGGGGCCTGGCCGATTTCGTCTTCGATCATCACTTCCTGAAAGGCTTCACCGATGCGCTGCCGCAGGCGCAGGTGCAGGCGTTCAAGGACGCCGGACATTACGTGCTGGAAGACAAGAGCGAGATTCTGGTGCCGGACATCCGCGCCTTCCTCGACCGCCATCCTCTGGGCTGA
- a CDS encoding DUF1328 domain-containing protein, whose product MLHYAAVFFVIAIIAAVLGFTGIAGAASNIAWILFVVFVVLAIISLFRGRRVA is encoded by the coding sequence ATGCTTCATTACGCCGCCGTATTTTTCGTCATCGCGATCATCGCCGCGGTCCTTGGCTTCACCGGCATCGCCGGCGCGGCCAGCAACATCGCCTGGATCCTGTTCGTCGTGTTCGTGGTCCTGGCGATCATCTCGCTGTTCCGCGGCCGTCGCGTCGCCTGA
- the oleC gene encoding olefin beta-lactone synthetase produces MDAAAPTCNIAAILPTLAAQSPERVAMRCPGTRRADGMASYDVVLTYAQLDARSDAIAAGLAKRGIVRGTRTAVMVRPSPEFFLLMFALFKAGAVPVLIDPGIDKRALRQCLDEAAPEAFIGIPLAHVARVVLGWAKSARIRITTGKRAFLADDTLERVERAGAGVGSQLANTQPDEVAAIVFTSGSTGVPKGVVFRHRHFVAQIEMMSQAFGMVPGGVDLPTFPPFALFDPALGLTSIIPDMDPTRPAQADPVKLLEAVTRFGCDQLFGSPALMAVLARHGQPMPTVKRVTSAGAPVPPDTVARLRELLPDDAQFWTPYGATECLPVAVIEGRELQSTRAATEAGAGTCVGRAVERNDVRVIRIDDAAIAQWSDDLLVGAGVVGEITVAGPTATDSYFNRDSMTRLAKIRENAGGVERIVHRMGDVGYLDEQGRLWFCGRKTHRVETASGPLYTEQVEPVFNTHPKVRRTALVGTGTFGAQVPLLWVELHQPRVGDTERKRIVEELREIGARHAHTAGIERFRFHPGFPVDIRHNAKIGREKLALQAQATESR; encoded by the coding sequence ATGGACGCTGCCGCACCCACCTGCAACATCGCCGCGATACTGCCGACGCTGGCCGCGCAATCGCCCGAACGCGTGGCGATGCGCTGCCCCGGCACGCGCCGCGCCGACGGCATGGCCAGTTACGACGTCGTGCTGACCTATGCGCAGCTGGATGCGCGCAGCGACGCCATCGCCGCCGGCCTGGCCAAGCGCGGCATCGTCCGCGGCACCCGCACCGCGGTGATGGTGCGGCCGTCGCCGGAGTTCTTCCTGCTGATGTTCGCCTTGTTCAAGGCCGGCGCGGTGCCGGTGCTGATCGATCCGGGCATCGACAAGCGCGCGCTGCGCCAATGCCTGGACGAAGCCGCGCCGGAAGCCTTCATTGGCATTCCGCTGGCGCACGTGGCGCGCGTGGTGCTGGGCTGGGCGAAGTCGGCGCGCATCCGCATCACCACCGGCAAGCGCGCGTTCCTGGCCGACGACACGCTCGAACGCGTCGAGCGCGCCGGCGCCGGCGTGGGTTCGCAATTGGCCAATACGCAGCCGGACGAAGTCGCGGCGATCGTTTTCACCAGCGGCTCGACCGGCGTGCCCAAGGGCGTGGTGTTCCGCCATCGCCATTTCGTCGCCCAGATCGAAATGATGAGCCAAGCCTTCGGCATGGTGCCCGGCGGCGTGGACCTGCCGACGTTCCCGCCGTTCGCCTTGTTCGATCCGGCGCTGGGGCTGACTTCCATCATCCCCGACATGGACCCGACCCGGCCGGCGCAGGCCGATCCGGTCAAATTGCTCGAAGCCGTCACCCGTTTCGGCTGCGATCAACTGTTCGGCTCGCCTGCGTTGATGGCGGTGCTGGCCCGGCACGGCCAGCCGATGCCGACCGTCAAGCGCGTCACCTCGGCCGGCGCGCCGGTGCCGCCGGACACGGTCGCGCGCCTGCGCGAACTGCTGCCCGACGACGCGCAGTTCTGGACGCCCTACGGCGCCACCGAATGCCTGCCGGTGGCGGTGATCGAAGGCCGCGAACTGCAGTCCACGCGCGCGGCCACCGAAGCCGGCGCTGGCACCTGCGTCGGCCGCGCGGTGGAGCGCAACGACGTGCGGGTGATCCGCATCGACGACGCGGCGATCGCGCAATGGTCGGACGATCTGCTGGTTGGCGCCGGCGTGGTCGGCGAGATCACCGTCGCCGGTCCCACCGCCACCGACAGCTATTTCAATCGCGATTCGATGACCCGGCTGGCGAAGATCCGCGAGAACGCCGGCGGCGTGGAGCGCATCGTCCATCGCATGGGCGATGTGGGTTATCTCGACGAACAAGGCCGGCTGTGGTTCTGCGGGCGCAAGACCCACCGCGTGGAAACCGCGAGCGGCCCGCTCTACACCGAGCAGGTCGAGCCGGTATTCAACACGCATCCGAAGGTGCGGCGCACCGCGCTGGTCGGCACCGGCACGTTCGGCGCGCAGGTGCCGCTGCTGTGGGTGGAACTGCATCAGCCGCGCGTCGGCGATACCGAGCGCAAGCGCATCGTCGAGGAACTGCGCGAGATCGGCGCCCGCCATGCGCACACCGCCGGGATCGAGCGCTTCCGCTTCCATCCTGGGTTTCCGGTGGATATTCGCCATAACGCCAAGATCGGGCGCGAGAAGCTGGCGCTGCAGGCGCAGGCGACCGAAAGCCGCTGA